The region CGAACTCGATATAGAGTTGGGAAAAGTAGATCCTAATTATGTTTCTATAGACGGTCGTAAAGCTATTAATCGCATCAATAATAATTTGATGTTTCATCCTAATAAACCTGTCTATAAAGATCATTTTGGTGCAGGTATGGACCTTAATGAAAACGGGAAACAAGGCGATTTTTATATTCATTTAGGAACAGAAGAATCCTTTATCGCTGGCGGATTTTACAAGCCTAAAAAGGAATTGCTCGACTCTATAAGAGATGCCATAGATTATAATGGACAGGAGTATAAAGAGATCCTTAACAAGAAATCTTTTAAAGAAACTTTTGACGTGATTGATGATGGTGATTCTCTGAAAACTTCCCCTAAAGGTTATTCTCAAGACCATGAGCATATAGAGTTGCTGCGATTAAAAACATTTGCCATACAACATGACCTCTCTCAAAAACAAGTGATGCAAGAAGATTTTATGCAGTATTGTGTTGCAGTATATAAAGAAATGATTCCTTTTAGAGCTTATTTGAATAAAGCGGTAACGGTTTGATTTATTGATCCCTATAAAAGACTTTAAACTCGGCACCCATACCATAATCGTCGTTACCAGATCGTACTAATTTGCTATTAGGATTATAAGTCAGGTCAAATAGTTGCCAGGTTTTATTATTAAAAAAGATGCGTCTTACCCAAGTGTTTTTACCCTCTATTTCTTTGGTAAAAGGGAGAAGCGGTCGGAAAGTAGTGGAGACCTTTACGGTGCCAGTTCTGGTTTTGATTTCCCTGTATTTTTTAGCTTTGATGAGTTTCCCATCTGGTTTTGTATATCCCAATACTTGGATAGAAGCAAAGATTCCATTTTGTGGAATATTGATCTTCATTTCTTCTATATCTAATTCAAATGTTTCTTCAGTGGTTTGATCAATAATAAAAGTTTTTGAGGGATATAAAGATCTATCAGATGGATTTCCACCTTCTTGAACATCATAAAAAGAAACTCTAAACATGGTAGAAAACTGGCGCAACTTCCCTTTGTTACTGGATTGACTCTCTTCTAAAACTACGGGTAATTTAAGTTGTGTGATTTGGGTGGGTTCGCCATCGTAACGATCAAACTTCACTGCAATTTCACTTTCTACTGTAGGCAACCAGCAGTCAAAGTAATTATCGTGACCTAATTCTTTCTTTTTACGGTCTTTGTGTTTTCCTGTAAGAGCGGCACTTATGATGACGGTTTCCAGTTCATCTGCTTGCTGATAAAGAAACACTTCTGATTGCAGGTTTTCTACAGCGACACCTAAATCAGCATAACCTATACTGGAAAAGAATAAAGAGTCTACGTCATTATAGAGTTTTTTGGAGAACCTGAAACTTCCTTCATCGTCTGCAAAAGTTCCTTTACCGTTTCCAAAACTGATGGTAGCAAAAGCAATAGCTTCTTTAGTAGCCGCATCTTTTATGATAATGTCTTGACTTAAGCCTAAGTTGAAACTTGCTAGTACAAGACTAATCCAGAATAAGTTTTTCATCTATAGTTTTTAAATAGTTGACAATTTCTCGCGTTGCGCCCGTATTGCTGTTGATCCAGTGACCACAAATCATTCCAGTTTTATCTCTTAAATAATCGTCTTCTAGAAGTTGGTTGGTCATGCTTTCAAATTCAAGAGCATCTTTTACAGAAAACAAACCTCCTAAATCTTCTAGTTTGCCAGCTTCAGGGAATTTTTCATAGTTCTTACCTATGATCACCGGAACGCCATAAGTTGCTGCTTCTAGAATATTGTGTAAGCCTTTTGTTCCCATAGCTCCACCTACGTAGGCAAGATCTGCATAGCTATAGACTTTCGTTAGCAAGCCTATGCTGTCTATAATCAGTGTCGATGCAGACTCGAGATCATGGATCACACAGCCTTGAAGGCTGCTCCACTTTATAGGATGGTAATTCAGACTATCGCACAACTGATTAATAGAACTAGGCGCTACTTCATGTGGAGCAATAATGATTTTGTAGTTCTTGTTTTGGTCATTGTTGTTCAACCAGTTTTTCATGATCGCTATATCTTCTGGCCAGGAACTTCCTATAACAAGACACTTTTTATTTCCTATAAAGCTTTTTAGCTCGGTAATGGAACTATCTCTTTCTATCAATTGGCTAGCGCGATCAAACCTGGTATCGCCACTAACGCTAGCATTAGTAAAGCCTAGTTTTTTTAGATTTTGAAGTGAAGATTCATTTTGTAAAAAGAAATGATCAAAACTTTCTAAGGAATGGATCATCCATTTTCCATACCAACTATTAAAAGACATCTTATCTCTAAAAACGCCACTTACAAGAATGGTTTTACAATTGGTTTCTTGGAGTGCATTTAAATAATTAGGCCAAAATTCATACTTCACCATAATGGCCAGCGATGGTTCTACGGTGGCGATAAATTTATTTACGTTACTCACGGCGTCTAGGGGTAAATAGCAAACCACATCAGCTAGGGGGGTGTTTTTTTTGTTCTCGTAGCCACTAGGAGAGAAAAAAGTGAGGATGACTTGATAATTCTCCCGGTTGATGCGTTCTAGTACGGGAACAACTTGTTCAAACTCGCCTAAACTTGCTGCGTGTACCCATATTTTGGGTAGCGACGACTTTACTTTTTTATCTAAAATGTCCCAAGTGCGTTCGCGACCTTGCGCACCGAGCTTTAGTTTTTTATTAAAAGCTCCAGCTAGTGGTAGGCACGCTTTCGCGAAAGCGGAAAAAATATCATACAAGGTCTTCAAAAATCAGTCTTTTTTCAAATGTAATATAAAAAATAAGGTTTGGGCATTCCTATCATTATTGCTTATTTTTACATGGATATGCATCATCAAATGCCTATTAATAATACAATTTACAAATGCGTAAAATACAGATGGTTGACCTCCAGGGTCAGTACGAGGGAATAAAGGATAGAATAAATACTGGGCTACAAGAGGTTATAGAGTCAGCGGCTTTTATCAATGGTCCAGAGGTTCATGCTTTTCAAAAAGAACTGGAAGAATATTTAGGAGTGAAACACGTGATTCCGTGTGCAAATGGTACCGATGCATTACAAATCGCAATGATGGGACTAGGTTTACAGCCTGGTGATGAAGTCATCACAGCCGATTTTACTTTTGCAGCGACGGTTGAGGTTATAGCGCTTTTGAATTTGACGCCAGTCTTAGTGGATGTAAATCCGTATAATTTTAATATCGATATAGAGGCTGTCAGAAAGGCAATAACGCCTCAAACAAAAGCTATTGTTCCTGTTCATTTATTTGGACAAACGGCCAATATGGATGAGATCATGGCGATTGCAAAAGAGCACGATCTTTATGTCATTGAAGATAACGCGCAAGGAATAGGTTCTAATTATATGCACAGTAATGGATCTAAATCTAAAACAGGAACTATAGGACATGTAGGGACTACCTCATTTTTCCCTTCAAAAAATTTAGGTGCTTACGGAGACGGCGGGGCTATTTTTACTAATGATGACGAACTGGCTCATATCATAAGAGGAGTTGTAAATCACGGTATGTACGAGCGTTACCATCATGATGTAGTAGGAGTGAATTCTCGATTAGATGCGATGCAAGCCGTAGTTTTAAGAGCAAAACTACCTTTCTTAACCGATTATAACAATGCCCGTAGAGACGCTGCTAGAAAGTATACAGCAGCTTTTGCTGGTGAAGAAAAAATCATCACGCCTATAGTTTGCGATAGTTGCGACTGTCACGTGTTTCATCAATACACCTTAGTTATTAAAAATGCAGACCGAGACGGACTGGTAAAACATTTACAGGCAAATAACATTCCTTGCGGGGTGTATTACCCGATACCACTACACAAACAAAAGGCTTATGTAGACGATCGTTACAAAGAAGAAAACTTCACGGTGACCAATCAACTAGTGAAGGAATGTATTTCTTTGCCTATGCATACCGAGCTGGATGATGAGCAGATCAAGTTTATTACCGATCATATTAAGGAGTTTATAAACAGATAATTTTAGAACGATAATTCTAAAAAAAACCCGCTAGGAAAGTAAATTTTAAACTTTTTTAGCGGGTTTTCTGCTTTCTTGCATGCTGATAGGGCTGGTTTCAAAAGCAGCATTATAAATAGCGACCGACTATTTTATGACTGCCTGAGCGACTAAACTCCTGAAATGCTTTCTTGTTTATCTGTAAAGTAGCTATTCATAAAATTTGTCATTCATTTCCAAACACAGCAAAAAAGGAGATTTTAAAATAAGCCATATGTGACAAATCTGTCTTAACTTGTGGTTTCAATTTATTCCTATGAAACTGCGACTTACTTTATTGATGCTCTTAGTGATCACCATCACCATAGCTCAAAACACAACAACTATTATTCACGCTGGACACCTTTTAGATACGGAGAAAGGAACCTGGCTCACAGAGATGACAGTGACCATAGCTGATGGAGAAATACAATCTTTGGATAAAGGCTATTCAAGCGTTCCAACAACTGCCGATTATTATGATTTGAAAGATAAGTGGGTGATGCCAGGTCTTACAGATATGCATGTCCACATGGAAACAGAGTATAATCCTCATGCGTACATTTCAAAATTTGTGGATGATCCTGCAGACGTTGCTTATAATTCTGTAAAATATGCAGAGATTACTTTAATGTCTGGTTTTACAACGGTAAGAGACCTAGGTGGTAGTGGTATTAATATTTCGCTACGGGACGCTGTAAATAAGGGTAAAGTGCCAGGTCCAAGAATCTTTACGGCAGGAAAATCCATCGCCACAACTGGTGGTCATGCCGATCCTACTAACGGAGGTAACCAAGCCTTTATGGGTGATCCAGGTCCTAGAGAAGGCGTTGCTAATGGTCCAGATGAAGCAAGAGCAGCAGTAAGACACCGTTATAAAAATGGTGCCGATTGTATTAAAATAACTGCTACAGGGGGTGTTTTAAGTGTGGCAAAAAATGGTAGCAATCCGCAATTTACATTGGAGGAGATCAAAGCCATCACAGAAACTGCAGCAGATTATGGCTATCATGTGGCTGCGCATGCTCATGGTGATGAAGGTATGTATCGCGCGGTAGAAGGTGGCGTGAAAACTATAGAACATGGAACTTATATGAGTGAAAGAACTATGGAGCTTATGATCAAAAAGGATTGTTACTTAGTCCCTACGATTACCGCAGGAAAAGAAGTAGCCGAAAAAGCTGAAGTAGAAGGTTTCTACCCAGCGATAGTAGTTCCTAAAGCGAGAACTGTTGGCCCACAAATTCAAGGGACTTTTGCTAGAGCTTATAAAAAAGGAGTGCCTATTGTTTTTGGAACAGACGCAGGTGTTTTTGCACATGGTCAGAATGCCAAAGAATTTGGCTATATGAATGAGGCAGGAATGCCAGTTATGGAAACCATACAAAGCGCAACTATAACACCTGCAAAAATCTTAAAGTTAGAAGATAAAATAGGTCAAGTCAAAAAAGGCTTTTATGCAGACATTATAGCCGTTTCTCAAAACCCAGAAAAGAATGTTGCGATTTTAGAAGAGATGAGTTTTGTGATGAAGGATGGTGTGGTTTATAAGAGATAGGAAATATCTTCAGAAACAAAAACTTCCACCCTTTAGGGCTGGGGGAAGAAGTTTTGGAATCTCATCAACGCAACCTTTTCCCCAGCCCTAAAGGGTGAGGGTTCTCAAAAGCTTCTAAATAGGTAAACTCCTTCCCTTGAGGGAAGTCGGGATGGGTGTTGGCCATGTGGGATGTATTTACAAAGTAAAGTTCAATGGCAAAACTGTGTGTTGAGAATAGGTGTAATAATACTCAGTTTATAGAATAATTAAAATGAAACCTTTTCCCCAGCCCTAAAGGGTGAGGTTTCTACCTTTTCAAGACTAAAAAGTACAAGTGCAAGAATTAGACTATCTAAAAATTGAAGGAATGTTTGCAGGAGCCACTGCTGAGGTTAAAAAATTTGCAATGCAACTACGAGCAAACACTACCGATTCTGAAGATAAGTTATGGGGCTATCTAAAGACAAATCCGCTAGATTTAAAGTTCAGGAGGCAACACCCCTTTAATCTTTACGTACTAGACTTTTACTGTCATAAATTGAGGCTGGTTATTGAGGTTGATGGCGGTTACCATTTTACTAGATTACAACAAGAAAAAGATAGAAATCGAACTTTAGAAATCTCAAAATATAAAGTTGATGTGATCCGATTCACAGATATGGAGGTAATCGACGATTATGAAAGCACCATTGAAAAAATAGATGCTATAATAAAAGAAAAACAAAAACTTCCACCCTTTAGGGCTGGGGGAAGAAGTTTTGGAATCTCATCAACGCAACCTTTTCCCCGGCCCTAAAGGGTGAGGATTCTGCAAAGTATTTAAATAAGCACTTTCCCTAGAGGGAAGTCGGGATGGGTGTTGGTCTTGTGGGAGGTAACAAAGACTAAAAACTTCCACCATTTAGGGCTGGGGGAAGAAGTTTTGGAGTTACAATGCACTGTGATTCTTAAAGCCTTTTTCTTCAAGGTACTTTACATATTCATACGTATTCACTTTAGCTTTAAGATCATGTAAAAGATTGTAAAGACCAAAAAACGTGCGGTTGATGTACAAGAAATGCTTGCTGCCTCGATTGCCATTCATTTTACGCAACTCTTTATCGTTGCTGTATTTCTCACTTAGAGAGGAGATTTCATCCCAGAAAAAGGGGTCTGCAAAGTCAAATGTCTTTTCTTTGAAAGGCCTTGTAAAAAGACTGAGCATCTCATGAAATAAGGTGCTGAAATACGCGACTTCTCTGTCACTATCATCTTTGCGCAAAATCTCCAATTGAAAGAGCTTTTCTTTAAAGATCTCAGGATTATTAATATTTTCAGGGACCGCTAGTTCAAAATACGGTTGGTAAAATTCATCTACTATATCCTTTATACAACCGAAATCGATAGCAATCAATTCACACTCTTTGGAGATCAAGAAATTCCCTGGGTGTGGATCAGCATGAACAGCTTTTATACCGTGCATTTGAAACATATAGAAATCCCAAAGTGTTTGTCCCAGTTTATTGCCAGTCTCTGGCGTAAAATCTGTTTTTGCAAACTCGCTTAAATGCTTTCCAGTCATCCAGTCCATCGTGATGATGCGTTTGTTAGAAAGCGCTGGATAATATTTTGGAAATTTTAAATTAGGGATATGTGCGCAAGCCTCTGTAATTGCGATACTCTGCTTTACTTCAAGCTCGTAATCGGTCTCTTCTGTTAATTTATCTTCTACTTCAGAAAAATATCTTTTAGAATCTTCTCCTTTGAGGTTGAACATTTTTATAGCAATAGGTTTTACCATCGCAAGATCACTTCCTATAGATTCTGCTACGCCAGGATATTGAATTTTTATCGCTAATTCTTTGCCGTCTTTAGTAGCTCTGTGAACTTGACCTATACTCGCCGCATTGACAGAATCTTTAGAGAAGGTATCGTAAATTTCTTCTGGATAAGCACCTTGGTATTTTTTAAAGGTTTTTCTAACTAAAGGAGCAGACAGCGGTGGCACACTAAATTGCGCTAGACTAAACTTCTCTACATAGGCACCAGGTAATAAACTCTTGTCCATAGACAGCATTTGCGCTACTTTAAGCGCGCTACCTTTCAAGTTTTTTAATCCATCATAAATATCGGTAGCATTGTCCTCATCTAGCGAGGAGCGATCCATTTCTCTGTTTACCGCTTTTTTAGAATAATATTTGATATAATTTGCACCTATTTTAGCTCCAGTCTTTACTAGCTCTGTTGTGCGCCCTATTTTACTGGTAGGTATTTTGTCTAATGTTTTCATAGCTTGATGATAATTCCGCTTTCGCGAAAGCGGAAATAAAAAAACTTATTACTTCAGCCTATTTCAGTTTAAATTTAAACTTAGATTTAAGTTTAATTACGCCATGCGTTCTTTCCAGAGAAATTTCCCAAAATCTAAAACGGCATCTAGAGGTGTGTTATCAAAAACATCAAAAATGGTGTTTACAGATTTCTCGATAGCCATGTCTGTTTTTTCGAAACCAGCACTGTCGTCGTCCATCCAAAACTTTATAAGGAATAACATTTGTATCCAAGCTCCTTCACTATAAATGGTTTCAGAACGCTCTAATAAAATATTAGATTTATCCTCATTGCGTTGCATGATCAAGTCTTTAGAAAAATTCTTTACCTGCTTGCGCAAACCTTTTAACTGCTCCATTTTGCTCATCATGTGCTGATTCTCCTTTAAGGTATAGAGCACATAACTTCTGTTAAGCGTGAGAAGTTCAAAGAATGTGTAGAAAAACGTGAGCATTTTTTCACGATTGGAAAAGTGATCATACTCTTCATTTTTGTGGGCCACATCCATGGTCATGGTAAAGAATGTGTTCCAAATGTCCTTGCGCAAACTGTCAAAACTACCAAAAAACTGATAAAAATCTTGCTCAGACATATTGTTGTCCTTAGCAAACTTATAAACAGACTTAGGAGTTTTTTCATGCAGTAAAACATAATCCATATAGGCAGTGATGATATCATGCTTAGTGATTTCTGTCTTTTTAATTGCCTTTTTTGCAGGTGTTTTTTTAGTAGTTGCCATAACCTTAGTATTTGAGGTAAAGATAGTATCTGTTTAACTTATTATACAATAAGTTTAAACAAAAGTATGTTAAGGTTTAGTCGTTATTTCTTTGCAAAACTTAATTGAAATACGGGGAATTTATTGAGATTCTTTGCTAATGATTTGATTGTTTCATTACTCAAGTAAATGAAATTAATGCTAGCGATAAAATTAAGGAAAGGTTATATTTGTATGCACCTGATAATTATAAGCTACTGATGTTCTTCACATCTATATTGAACAAAGCAAACTTTACTGACCAACTGAATATTTTTTTGGTAATAGTATCTGCCTTACTGGCATATATTTTTCCCCTGGAGCTTTTTATCTTAACCTATACTTTGCTAGGTCCATTACATTATGTAACGGAAATTAATTGGCTCCATGATAAGAGTTATTTTTTTACAAATAATAAGGTCATCTGGTTAACTATAGGGATTACAGCGTCTCTTATATTATTTGTTCCTAAATTGTTTCTCTATTATGAAAATAGCGACACTGCTCTTACCGCAACAATGATTTTCATTAATGCATGGTCCAATAGCGTCATTTTTATAACTCTCATGCTTGCTATAGCTTATCAATTTGTTTCTTCTAAAGTGGCATGGTTAATTATCACCTTATTGAGCGTTATAGGTGCTATTCTTTTAAAGAACGTAGAGCAATATAAATTATTGATAGGTGTATTTGTACCTACTGTAATCCATGTCTATTTATTTACTATGATTTTTATGCTCTATGGTGCAAAAAAATCTAAAAGTGTTTACAGTTATATCTCTGTAGCGCTAGTTTTATTAATTCCCATAATTATTATAAACTTAGGACTTACTAGAGGCTCATATCTCTTCAGTGATTTTTCAAAAGAACTATATTTAGAAAATGATTTTCATGTTTTGCCAGTCAGTTTTTCAAAGTTTTTAGGCATGACCGATGGAACAGAGTTTTACTTCTACGAGTCAATCTGGCTTAAATTCATGATATTTATTTCATTTATTTATTGCTATCACTATCTCAATTGGTTTTCTAAAACGACAGTTATCAAATGGCATAACATGCTCAATAAGAAAAAGATCATTACTATTGCTATCCTGTGGTTTACTGTCATCTTTCTTTACTGGTTTGACTTTGGCCTTGGGTTATTGATATCCTTATTTCTAGGTTTTATACATGTAATTCTAGAATTTCCTTTAAACATGTTAAGTATTAAAGAACTGTTCTTTTCAAAAAAATAATGCTTTAAAGAAAACAGATATTTATATAGTTGCGTTGATCGTTATCATAACATAATTTATCTACTAGTACTGTAAATGGTTAAATATTATGGTTGATCTTGGTCTACAGTCATTGCCCAGATTTTTCTACGCTCATTTATTTGTTCTAGTCTTTTTTTCCAGTAATCAGCTCTTTCAGGAAATAAAAGATTTAATTGTATAACCATCTCACTTAAATTTTTATAAGTTTTAACCGCCGTAATCATTTGCCTGCGTGGATAAGCTATATTATTTACAAACAATCTGTCCAGCGTTATAAAATTATTATTTATAACGGTTTCACAAACTAATTTTGCTTCAATATTATGGCCCATGCGATGGTACAATTTACCCATAGAATAACTAAAGTTACCATAAGGAACTTTTTCGTTAGGCAAAGCTTTTAAACTCAAGTCTAATAAGTTTATAGCTGCAATAGTATCTCTGTTTTCTAAAAGCGCTTGTGATTCAAAATAGGTAGTTCTACGCAATACGGTTTTAGAAATATCTTGCTCTTTACTTGTTGAAATTACAACGTCATCCATTGCTTTATAAATTTGAGGAAGAACAGGATTAGTAATTACAATTTTAGGATTACTGTTTTTATCAACAACAGGCCGTTGAAGTGGTTGTAGTATTTGTATCAATCCGTGTTGTATTAGGTATTCATCCATACCTAAATAATGATTTGTTTTGCCGTTAATTAAAAAACAAATAGGCCGCTCTACCATATTTGCTTGAATCACATCTAAAGCAATAAGCTCACCTCTACTCACGACATCTTTAGATAAATTAAAAACGATATCGCTGCGCAACAATTCTTTCTGATCTTCCAAGATTTGAAATTTATAAAGAAAATCTGCCGCAAATATTCCCATAGTCTTGCTTGGTAAATATTTTATTTTGCGAGATCCATTGTTGTAAAAGAGAGAATCATTTTTAAGATGATCGTCCAGCATTTTCAGATTTGTAACTCGTTTTTCTTCCAGGTTAATAGGGAATTGATACTGCGATCCTTTAAGTGTCATTTCATAAGGTATGTCTGTTCGCACGGCCTTACTCTTACCCATATCTATTTCTAGCTTCTCAATAAATGAAGGCAACTGTAATAAATCAATATTTAGAACTCTAACATCTGTGCGGTAATTATGTATTTCTTGTAAATACCATAAAGGGAAAGTAAAGTTATCGCCTTGTGTAAATAATATGGCGTTTTGGGGGCAGCTATCTAAATATGCTTTTGCTACCAGATCTATCAAACCACTATTTGATAGATCTCTTTGGCTGTAATTTTTTGCCAGCATTTGCAATGGTAGTGCTATTATTAGTAATGCCGCGATGATGGATTTTGTTGCTTTTGGGAAAGCGTAACCACTTAATTTATTAAATAATATACTCATGATTTTGAAAATTAAAGGAAGGCTTAGACCTATAAAAATTGAAAAAACTAAAAAAGACCCTATAAATATATAATCTCGTTCTCTTATTAAAACACTTAAAGGCGTTGGATTAATAATGATAATTATGCCAATGCCATAAAGTACAAATAAAGATAGTAGGAATAAACCTAGCTTAGTACGGTAAATCAGCATGCCCATAAGACCGATCAATCCTAATAAAAAAGGAAGTAAATAGTAGTATGCAGAAGAATGTGTAGAATTTACACCATCATCAATTTCAACACCTCTTGAGCCGTCTATAATTGAAATGCCAGACAGCCAGTTGCCATTTAAATTATCGCCGTTACCTAAATGAATGTTTTGACGTCCAGAAAAGTTCCACATGAGGTATCTAAAATACATCCAGTCCATTTGATAACCCATAAAAAACAAAAATTGATCCTTTAATACTGGAACCTTTATTTTTGTTTTAGTACCGCCTGTATAGAAAGACTCCATTCTTCCATCAATATCTATCCAAGTAGTATAAAGATTACTATTCACATCATCATTTGCATAAAGCCTAGGGAAATAGGTATCAAAGATGGGATGGTAGTTCAGTTCTAAATTTATTCCATCTTCAGTAATTTGATAACGTTTTTCTACTTTGTTATAAGCGATGACCTCATTTCCATCATTGAATGGATGTGTAGCATCAATAATTGCATTGTAAGATGGTGCCTTAAAAATTGGAATGTTATCTACCCCAAAACGGCTAGCTTCCATGTAATCTACTTGGTCATAAAAAGAAGTAGAAACACTATTGAAATTTGTAGTGTTGCTATTGATTAAAGGTAAAAGATTTGAATAACTACTCACTAGAAAAACAATACTTAAAAACATAGCTGATTTCACAGCAGTATTAATCCTTTTTTTCTTTTGAATATACTTGAGAAAAAGAAAGAATATTAAAGGTGCTAAAAACATAAAAGCCATCCCGCCTAGGTTTTTATTCCATCCTAGTTTATTTACAAATAGGTAGTCTACATTACCTGCAATAGTAAAAAGTTTGAAGTATAATATCTGAT is a window of Nonlabens sp. MB-3u-79 DNA encoding:
- a CDS encoding DUF2461 domain-containing protein, with amino-acid sequence MSFYKLYDFLRDLQKNNSKDWMDENRKRYHEVRDWYISWLNELDIELGKVDPNYVSIDGRKAINRINNNLMFHPNKPVYKDHFGAGMDLNENGKQGDFYIHLGTEESFIAGGFYKPKKELLDSIRDAIDYNGQEYKEILNKKSFKETFDVIDDGDSLKTSPKGYSQDHEHIELLRLKTFAIQHDLSQKQVMQEDFMQYCVAVYKEMIPFRAYLNKAVTV
- a CDS encoding 3-ketoacyl-ACP reductase; translated protein: MKNLFWISLVLASFNLGLSQDIIIKDAATKEAIAFATISFGNGKGTFADDEGSFRFSKKLYNDVDSLFFSSIGYADLGVAVENLQSEVFLYQQADELETVIISAALTGKHKDRKKKELGHDNYFDCWLPTVESEIAVKFDRYDGEPTQITQLKLPVVLEESQSSNKGKLRQFSTMFRVSFYDVQEGGNPSDRSLYPSKTFIIDQTTEETFELDIEEMKINIPQNGIFASIQVLGYTKPDGKLIKAKKYREIKTRTGTVKVSTTFRPLLPFTKEIEGKNTWVRRIFFNNKTWQLFDLTYNPNSKLVRSGNDDYGMGAEFKVFYRDQ
- a CDS encoding 3-deoxy-D-manno-octulosonic acid transferase, with protein sequence MKTLYDIFSAFAKACLPLAGAFNKKLKLGAQGRERTWDILDKKVKSSLPKIWVHAASLGEFEQVVPVLERINRENYQVILTFFSPSGYENKKNTPLADVVCYLPLDAVSNVNKFIATVEPSLAIMVKYEFWPNYLNALQETNCKTILVSGVFRDKMSFNSWYGKWMIHSLESFDHFFLQNESSLQNLKKLGFTNASVSGDTRFDRASQLIERDSSITELKSFIGNKKCLVIGSSWPEDIAIMKNWLNNNDQNKNYKIIIAPHEVAPSSINQLCDSLNYHPIKWSSLQGCVIHDLESASTLIIDSIGLLTKVYSYADLAYVGGAMGTKGLHNILEAATYGVPVIIGKNYEKFPEAGKLEDLGGLFSVKDALEFESMTNQLLEDDYLRDKTGMICGHWINSNTGATREIVNYLKTIDEKLILD
- a CDS encoding DegT/DnrJ/EryC1/StrS family aminotransferase, which codes for MRKIQMVDLQGQYEGIKDRINTGLQEVIESAAFINGPEVHAFQKELEEYLGVKHVIPCANGTDALQIAMMGLGLQPGDEVITADFTFAATVEVIALLNLTPVLVDVNPYNFNIDIEAVRKAITPQTKAIVPVHLFGQTANMDEIMAIAKEHDLYVIEDNAQGIGSNYMHSNGSKSKTGTIGHVGTTSFFPSKNLGAYGDGGAIFTNDDELAHIIRGVVNHGMYERYHHDVVGVNSRLDAMQAVVLRAKLPFLTDYNNARRDAARKYTAAFAGEEKIITPIVCDSCDCHVFHQYTLVIKNADRDGLVKHLQANNIPCGVYYPIPLHKQKAYVDDRYKEENFTVTNQLVKECISLPMHTELDDEQIKFITDHIKEFINR
- a CDS encoding metal-dependent hydrolase family protein — its product is MKLRLTLLMLLVITITIAQNTTTIIHAGHLLDTEKGTWLTEMTVTIADGEIQSLDKGYSSVPTTADYYDLKDKWVMPGLTDMHVHMETEYNPHAYISKFVDDPADVAYNSVKYAEITLMSGFTTVRDLGGSGINISLRDAVNKGKVPGPRIFTAGKSIATTGGHADPTNGGNQAFMGDPGPREGVANGPDEARAAVRHRYKNGADCIKITATGGVLSVAKNGSNPQFTLEEIKAITETAADYGYHVAAHAHGDEGMYRAVEGGVKTIEHGTYMSERTMELMIKKDCYLVPTITAGKEVAEKAEVEGFYPAIVVPKARTVGPQIQGTFARAYKKGVPIVFGTDAGVFAHGQNAKEFGYMNEAGMPVMETIQSATITPAKILKLEDKIGQVKKGFYADIIAVSQNPEKNVAILEEMSFVMKDGVVYKR
- a CDS encoding endonuclease domain-containing protein, whose amino-acid sequence is MQELDYLKIEGMFAGATAEVKKFAMQLRANTTDSEDKLWGYLKTNPLDLKFRRQHPFNLYVLDFYCHKLRLVIEVDGGYHFTRLQQEKDRNRTLEISKYKVDVIRFTDMEVIDDYESTIEKIDAIIKEKQKLPPFRAGGRSFGISSTQPFPRP
- a CDS encoding ABC1 kinase family protein, with protein sequence MKTLDKIPTSKIGRTTELVKTGAKIGANYIKYYSKKAVNREMDRSSLDEDNATDIYDGLKNLKGSALKVAQMLSMDKSLLPGAYVEKFSLAQFSVPPLSAPLVRKTFKKYQGAYPEEIYDTFSKDSVNAASIGQVHRATKDGKELAIKIQYPGVAESIGSDLAMVKPIAIKMFNLKGEDSKRYFSEVEDKLTEETDYELEVKQSIAITEACAHIPNLKFPKYYPALSNKRIITMDWMTGKHLSEFAKTDFTPETGNKLGQTLWDFYMFQMHGIKAVHADPHPGNFLISKECELIAIDFGCIKDIVDEFYQPYFELAVPENINNPEIFKEKLFQLEILRKDDSDREVAYFSTLFHEMLSLFTRPFKEKTFDFADPFFWDEISSLSEKYSNDKELRKMNGNRGSKHFLYINRTFFGLYNLLHDLKAKVNTYEYVKYLEEKGFKNHSAL
- a CDS encoding TetR family transcriptional regulator C-terminal domain-containing protein — encoded protein: MATTKKTPAKKAIKKTEITKHDIITAYMDYVLLHEKTPKSVYKFAKDNNMSEQDFYQFFGSFDSLRKDIWNTFFTMTMDVAHKNEEYDHFSNREKMLTFFYTFFELLTLNRSYVLYTLKENQHMMSKMEQLKGLRKQVKNFSKDLIMQRNEDKSNILLERSETIYSEGAWIQMLFLIKFWMDDDSAGFEKTDMAIEKSVNTIFDVFDNTPLDAVLDFGKFLWKERMA